The DNA segment TTATTAATGGCATCCATTAAACCAAGGGACAGGCTAGGTCCATTATTGCGGCGATTGGCTTCATCCATTAAACCAAGGGACAGGCTAGGTCCATTATTGCGgcggaaaataatttttgagtTTTAATATTGGTTAAAAACATAGAACCAAAATTTTCGAAAATTTCTAAATACTAAAAGAATTAACAGAGCTAAGAGAATTAAGGGAATCTAAGATGTCTATGGTATACTGCTTTCTTAGTGCTATTCTTGTTAGAGCGTGACCAAACATGATACGATAAATATTAgacacataggcctatatggcatacaacaaaatattaagaCCAGGTTGAAAGAAAATGAGCCAAATACCAAGAAATTGGAGAAATCAAAAGTAGCGAGTCGTTTTATTTACTGCTAAAGAACATCGGAAACTTAAGATAAAAGAACATCCAAATCCACAACCGTCAATGAATATTCAACATCTACGTGCAATTAGAAGCATTGCATTTATATACACTGTAACAGTCGACACTTTTCTGTTGCTAAAACTTTATTATACATCTCTAtcttttatagttttaaatcAGTTTTTATTCACGCATTGTTATCATGTCCCTTGGTAAATAATCGCACTATCTAAGAATTAAGCAGTAAAGAATGAATATCACTCTACTTTTTGGCTtcaaattgcaattattttctATAATGCACATTTGCGTTTCTTGATACACTTTGACAAATTTTCAGACAATAAACTTCTGTATCTTTTCTGTTTTCAAGAATTCaatgaaaacagcaaaatCATTTGCAACGAACGAGTTAAATATCCCGCTTGAAAGCAATCACAATATGGAAAGcaaacaactttaaaataacaacagaATGGCAACTAGCGTAAAAGTTGAAATTGTCATCGGAAAAGTAGCATTCAGATATGCGTCCACACACAATTATGACAGAGGTAAGTGAGCTTTTCGACTTGATGTTGGGTGAGATTGGGATCCAAGTGGGTGCATTTAACATGATACCAGCAGTCGCAGTCATCACATTCTACCCACCACGTGTGACGCAAAAGATTTTGCAGTGCTGTGAAAAAATCTTGGCATATTGACTACCCCACCAAAGTTGGACCGATGTAGAAAAAGCgattaaaaaaacttgaaaatgaaAGAGCTCCACGAAAATTTAAAGAGAGTTAGAGGAGGAACTGTTGCGCAAGTGAGTGAAAAAGGAGCTGTCTAGCTACTAGTaatcgcaaaaaaataaaagatttgtacaGGGACCAATTTCTTGCCTCAATAAAAAATTAGCTTTTTTGAGTACTGTATGGTGTGTTTGTCTTGTTGAAAAAGAAGGATAAAtttgtagaaacttgaaaagtGGAATATTAACAGAGAAGGGCTTTAAAATGTTGCACACGAAATTTCATTTAGAAAtatacaaaactaaaaatttgattagcaatttttggcaaaattttgcttactaggtatttttgcatattggctagcccaggggtgggcaaactacggcccgcgggccgcatgcggcccgcagAACCATTttatgcggcccgccggcacttgcagaaactcctactcatcacttatttttttaattaaacggattacatgacaaaatattattccctttacgagtgtgtttttctcttcactttcagtgcgtaaacacacacacgtcagccgcacatgtattgcaacatgctctcagcaactagccgtacacttctcacgcattgtttgatcataaaataaaaatacggtagcggctaccgtaggcctaccAGTACTTCCACTTTCCTCCAAATAGCTTTTCATTGTTATTTGAGacgcaaaaatttaaaaatacaaaaattgtgtttgatattaatatgcgtttatttacacaccgggtaagttttcctactttgtaatgagagtgtgcggcccgccggctgcaacattttttcaaatgcggccctcagtacaaaaagtttgcccacccctgggcTAGCCTATACCCTATCTACCTAGGCTAGGTCCAAATTTTTTGAGCATCAATCTCCCTGTGCTAAAATACAAGCTTTCCATTCCACCTTTAGTGGATGTGCACATGCTTGGTTCACCACATCACCAGCTGCTTCCTTGCACACTGACGTTTTTATTCTGCAACCCTGAGATTTcggcgaaaactgccatacctactctgcagtccggccAAACAACTTGAGTGCGTTATAacataaacttcaaaaaattttcttaccTTTGTTGCTTCGTGTGAAACTTCACTTGCAAGTGAGACATTGCTGTGCTTAGCGAAACCTACAGACCTAAAATCGTTAAACAGCCTAATATCTACAACAAACAGCTGTTAAGACAGATCATTGTGAAATAACATTCAAGCACGTCACTCATCTGCGACTGACAGCTACTCATGAACCAGATTGCAGGAGTATGTGGCGGCAGCACAGCCGAGATTTTTTGTCCAAACTCGTGTCCAGCCCGGGAGAAAATCGATCGCGCGCTCCTTCCTTGCACTCCGGAGCACAGAAGTTTTGCTTCTGCACTTCCAACTGCCATACCCTGCAGTCCGGTAGGTACAAATAGGCCTAACTTTAATTCTCACGTCTGACAGTgctatatttattttaacttcTACTGCCTTTACACTTTACAGCCTGAGCCTACCGTTGAGTCGTAGAGGGTACAggttttatcaatttttcttcttttcctgAAAAGCATGTATCTTCTATTAGATGTTTATGTTGTCAATATTATTATCATAGACATCTCATAAGATAGTTGTGCGATTAGAAGAGTAGCaatttacttgaaaatttactgtatttccagaggtgggcagtcgttactttgaaagtaccgtcggtaacggtaccggtacttggcaacaAATATCGACGGTTCCTGTATTcggtaatattttaaaaaagcagtttggtactttgtcggtaccgGCACTTTTTGTGTAAAGTATGCTGttacaaatgcaatgtttgccgcaatTACGTCCCctgtaaaggttactccaggtcaaaacatatgtgacgttaatcgcttgcaattttacatgacatttctagattaaaaaaaatcaacaaatggaaacattagtattaaggattaattaattaacatgtatttttgaaaacaaatttgttaaaattttgagattatcacgtgaaaagtaccgagtaccggaaccaaaagaaatttcttgaaaacagTAActcggtacagagattcggtagctagagtaccgcggtactgcccacctatgagCATTGCTATGCTCGGCTGCGAGGTGTTATAGTGCTATACACTGTCGCAAAACTGTctttggcaaaaaataaatttgcttttgttgtttcttttgGGAACAGTTTCAAACTTGGGTGAAACCATTATGTGCAATGGGCTACATCCCATGCACGGCATAAGCGCCCTGCTTGTTACTATACAATTATAATGAGTACCATAAATGAGAAGTTACTTCTACAGAACACTGTATAAAGCCACAACTGCTTGCATTCTCAGAGGAATGTGTTGGCCGCATGTCTGTGGTTgaaaccagccagcagacgaCGATGACCAGCTCTACTACGAGAGCATCTAGTACCTAGTTAACGCAACCACGGTTAATTTGCAGATGGTAGAAATAAGATCTTGTAATGGctgattatgatgtcactgaAGATTTTCCTTCTCCTCAACCTCGATCCCATTTGTTTTGCCTCTATGGCCAGTAACGTAATTGATGGGATCATATTTTTCTACCAGCCTGCTGACTGACTATGCGGGAAAGGTCAATATGACGTCGCTCATATTTCCCGCCTTTTCGTCGGAGTTAAAGTTACATGTAAGTTAGACATACTGCAGCATTCTGTGCCTAGTATAAGCTTAATATCCACCAACTGCAGTGGATGCGTAACTTGCCGACCTTGCATCCATCTTCGCTATGGCGATGTTTTTGGATGTTACTTTGCGGTACTCGACCCCCCTGATCCCTATAAGTTGCCTGTTTCCGCTTTCTGTCTTTCCGAAAACTCCCTCAAGCCTACAATCTAACTGCCTGAGCTCGACCAGCAAAACTCGGGTATTTGCTTGCAGGTGGATGTATTGCTGTGAAATGGATGCGGACGCGACTACTTAGAGTCACCAGATACGAAATCGAAAGAGTCAAAGCGATGACCGATGATTAAAATAAGTCTCAGAACTTTAAACACGATTTCATGTTGGACACAGAATCACGATGAAGTGTTATCGGTCGATGAAATgcgaatgaaataaaacaaaaacaacaaaacttggaTATTCTGGAACAGTCGATTGTTCGTCAACAATGCTCAGCAATTGCCGCGCTTCTCGCTTGGATATCGGATAGTGACGCAGGTTCAATGAAGCATGACGACACAGACATGGGGGAGATTAACCGGAGATGGGAGAGAGACAATACCAAGGAGGAATTGTTTCTTGGAAGGATTTCCTCAAAGAATTTGTAAAGTGAACCCACCTGACCTTTGCTAATTACCTCCGACCAGTACATGAAGCTTGAGAGCGCCCCCTTGTAGAAACCTGTAGACAGAAAGGAAGTAGCGTTGACGATAAATTCTCAACGCATTACACAAACATCTAATAACCTTTTCTCCATGAACTTCCGAAGTTGTTTCGTCCCagataaaatttcattttgctcGAGTAGTCCGATACACGACGCGATGAAGTTTCGCTGGAACGACCTTCTTCCTCCCCGTTTACAAACAACATCGCGCCATCTTCCTCATTCCACGTCACAACCACGTGGTTCCACTGATTCAAAAGCAGTTTTCTGCGCATGCGTAATAGTAAGACACCAATATACGTTGCTATGGAGACACAGAGGTATAACCGGCACCAACCTGCTGGGCACGTGCCTCACTCTGTAACGGCGCCTCCCGAAGTTTATCGAAACACTCAGCTGGTTCTTCCTGAAACAAGCATGTGACGTCATCGTATGTGACCTATATACGTGTATGTGACGACACAGAACGCCAACTCACCACCACAGCTTTTCTACGATGAACAGAGGGACGCGATTTTTCGCGCCGAGAGCGAATAGAGTGACCGGTTTGCCGCTTACGCTGAAGGCGGTGTCGGGTTTGAGGAGGACCGAGATGGTGAAACCGGTCGAGGGGAATCCCTCAAATACGTCACAGTTGATGAACTGCTGCGATGATCCGTCCAGAACGACCCCTTCATTGAGATTTCGATGAAAAGTCGATCTAGCGGTCGAACGATAATGAATGACTCACCGGGAACGTCGGTGTCCGAAGAGCGTGGTCGTCCGTGAATCTCGCAGCGTCGCTCGCGGACTCCGATCTGGAGTTGTGGCGTGAAAAGAAATGAGGCGCCGAGCCACAGGCCGTCATGGAAATCTAACAACAAGCTTGTATGATGTCTGTGGAGTGACATCAGTGGCATAAACATCGAATAACATGAACGCTCTTACCCGGACAAGGAAAGTTGTGGTTTGAACACTCCATTGTTTCCGACGGAAGTGACGTCACACCGCATTGAATGGGGGGAACCACCTGGTTTGATATCGGGTCGATACACTCGCGCACTCTAGTCACTAGTTCGATCCCACAAAACTGTCCGCAAGGTGGATACGGGCGCCACTCGCTAAGCACTGCGCCTGAAAGAGAGGCCTCGGTGCGAGGTTAGGGCCGATAAATTCGAGTGACGTCACGATTATGAAGATTTTATTAGATTCCAACTAGTGAGGGTGGATCTTCAGGTTAGTTTCCATGGAATAAGACGATGATAAATGAAATATACAGAATTTATTCACAAGGTCGCAGGTAAAACACAAAGAACAATTTAAGCGCACtgatacaaataaaaagtaacaCGAGCGACATCTAGCGGCAGTACTTTGCCCGATCGCTGACAATGGTATCACGTGACATGAGGTGTTAGTCTCAAACCAGAAGTGCAGTTAGTAGAAAAAGGAAGGTGATGACGTGAAGGGTCAAAGGTTGTGTTTTGCTGCTTCCGTTCCCGTTACCTGGGCATCCGGCGCAGTCAGAGGCGCAGACATCGCAGGCGCCGGCGTCGGACATCGCTTGGATGTCGAGCTGCCTGACCACACGCTCAGCTGTGAcagaaacaaagtttaaaagttgATGACGTAACAGAAGTGGGCTGAAGGGTCTTACCAGGTTTGTAATAATCAGACGCAACCATGGTGGCGGGCTTCACCTCCCCGACTTCGGCAAAACGAAGAAATTCCAGCTCCGAGCACAACTCCTCGCGAGGACTCAGCTGTAATAAGGCAAGGTCAGATATGGCTCGCATGGATCTCATCCAAGCAACTCACCCTGTCGAAGTAGAGGTTGACTTTTTGGTCGTCCAGTTCTATGAGCTGCGCCGACGGGTTTCTCGCTTTCTCGGCCTCAACATCCACCGTGAATCCGTTGAAGAGTCCGACCTCCTGGAGGAACATGCCAGTGGCGCTTGTCTTGTCTGGCTTGGAACTGAAGAGAAACTTTTTAGTGACTGGAAACCAGAAATAGAGCAAAAACGCTAGAAAGCTGCTCACTTGCAGCAGAACTTGACACGGGCGGACTGGATTCCCTCGTTCTTGTGGGTGACGGAGCAGTCGAAGGGTTCGTTGTCGAACGGGGCATCCGGGATGTTGTAGCAAACAGTCAACTGTGCGACACCGACACCGACCCCTTCCGCCGACACAACAATGACTCCGTTCTGGGGCGGCACCTAGAGGAAGGACCAGGTGACTCTTCAATATGACCAGCCGAGTCAGCAAAGACAAACAAATCGAGTGAGCGAGAAACTCACCAGGACAGTGTTGACCACGACAGAGTTTGATTGGTCGATGGAGAGCGAGGCCGAGAACGGGTCGACATGGGAGTGGGCGAGCTTAATTGTCAGCTTCTCCGTCCCTGCGTTGAACAAGCTCGCGATCTGCGCCATCGCCTGGACCGCTATCACCGTGTCCTGCAACCAATCGCGATTCCAGGATCTGTGTTtggattacgtcacaatggcaACAAACCTGCGTTGAAGAATACCCGCCGAGCTCATTCTGTTTTGACGTCAGCCACCTGATGACGGGGATGGCGGAACCTACGTCACCCTTCCTTGCGTAAGTGAGCAGAGCGTATGACGTCATCTCTATGTCGTTGGTGGGGGCGTGCTGGTACGGGGGGCGCCATCTCTCGCTGTACGTCGACGCATCCACGCTGGTGTCGTGCCAGTACTTGTAACCATCTGAGCGTAAAAATATCAACGTTGGCGCGAGTCGTCGTCTCCACAAACGTCACTTTCGCGAATGCGCGCGACCTTCAGTGGTGGCGAGAGCTTCGAGGGCGACCAGGGCGTCGGACGCGCGCGAACTCTCCGACACGTGAAGTGCGTACGTGACCAGGGACAGCGCGTATTGGTCCGACGTAATTTCCTCCAAGTTTGCTTCCAAGAATCTTCGAGCTGAATCCGACGCTTCTTGAACTGCCTGTTCATGAGGTCATAATAACAACGATGACGTCACATATCATTTGTAGAATGTCATTGGACTCATTATGTAATTGGAACTTTACCTTATTTTTGATTGGGTAACCGGTCTCTTTCATCATAATGAGCACATAGGCGGTCATAGTCAGAGGACTGGACACGCGACCTTGCATGTCCGCGTGGAGCACCTTGCCGGGTTCTCGGAACGTCCCGTCCGGGTTCTGCTGGGACACGAGGAAGCTCAGAGCTTGGGCGATGATCCGTTCCTCGACCAGGTTCGGTCTGAGCTCCCGGGCAAATATGAAGCATTTGGCGACGAAGGCGGTGAGCCAGGTGCTGCCAGACGGGTCCCTCTCGCCGAACGCGCTGTACGAGCCGTCGCTGTGCTTGTACCTGCCGGACAAAGCACGTAGTTAATGGGCACATGCAAGCCAGCACACCACAACTCACTGTAGCTCGCGCATGTAGCCGTCGTGGAAGTGCTTGTATGCCCTCGCCCTCGTCTCAGCGTCAAGGATGCCCGCTCGGTGGAGGTAGAGAGTAACAAATACATCGGGGGCGAACCCCAGCATATTCTGTTCCCCGCACCCATACGGGGTCGTCAATAACCTCCCCAAGTTGCTCATCGTACTACCCAGTATGTCGCCTGGAAACAGacagttacgtcataataccaAAATGTCAGTAATTATCGCAGGAGTCATAATTGTCCCACCATAGATGAGCATTTTCACGTTTTCTGATCCTTCGACCATCCCTTGAGGAAGCCGCACTTCGAGGCCTTCGCTGAAGTCTTCATCTTCGGACTCTAAGCTGATCAGTGTTGACGTCGAGTAACACTGCCTCACTCCTTCCGGCTGAACAATCGACCAATCAGATGCCAGCACGTACGCATTAAAAACTTGCTGACTTACCCTGACGTAAACATTTCTCGTCAAAGCGTCCCCGGCCAATTCTGAAACTGCCGAAACCGTGATAGGGACTTCCCCAAGCGTAGTCATTCGAACGGGGAACTTCACCGAAACTGCGCCATCGGGTGGGAGGGTTAGCAAGCGATCCGGGCCGGCCACATCAACGTCATCGCCGGGGATCAGGAGCTCAAATTTGTCGGACTCAGCCAACCTTAATTGAACCTTCACAAGAAATAGGAAATCACGGTCACGCACTAGCGCACTGTGTCTCAACCCCGAGTCCACTTAAGATTTTTGTGAGTCCGCAAGCCAATTAATTTACCTTAAATAATTGGGCATAGGTCATATTTTTTGCGACGGCTATTCGCCTTAAAAGTAGGGGTCGCAACTCGCAAGAGATATCTTGGTTTGTTGGataattttggtaattttgaTAACACTGCACTAGCGGGTAGTGTCATGTGAATACGGAAGTAGAGTTGGTTCGTCTTTTGTTCAACCTTTTCAACGAGAGTTCATcaataaacacattttaacaaCAACTTTGTCATGTCAGACGTGGCGCTTGTTGGGACAGATAACTCGATGAAGTGGAAAACCTAAATAATGAGCTTGAGCGCACAATTAATACGAGCGCACAATTAAAACGAGCGAGATTACAAACACAAGCGTAAACAAAGGCAACGGTGCGTTTATCTGCGGCACAAAGGTAACGTACGACGGAAGTTGTCCGCTGCCTTACAACCTGAGAACGATTGTCTTTGAAACGATGACGTAACAGCAACTAAGTTGACGTCATCACCTGACCCAGAAGTGGAGAGACGCAAAGAAACAGAGCAAGCTGCTTTCACAGCAACCGACTACATGCGTCAAAGTTATGCAATTTGTTCCTACATCGTAGTTAAGTGAAGGTTTTAATTAATGCCAGCTCCAGTAGGCTGAGCCAAGATGGCGACTCACCTGCAGTTCAGTTTCCAGGTAATTGAAGACGATGGCCTGCACCACGATTATCTCGCCGCGGGTTATTTTTAACGGAAGGTTCAGATTGACAAAGAACTTTCTGAAGACCGTGATCTAAAAAAACACATAACGCCACGATGAGTTATTGCGGCGACAACCACGCTGACATGCTGCCACGCCACAAGACGGACCTGCATGGTGTCGGCCAGCCCAAGTCCATGTTGGTCCGAGACCGAGAACGCGCTCAGAATCCATGAAGTGATCGTGTCCGGGGCCGATGTGTTGAAAATCGCGGAACCATTCTCGCTgttcaaaaaataaacgttGAAGTTTCAGGTTGAGCAGATGACGTCACTGAAATACAACTTTGTTAATCGCAGTAAACGAGGATTATATTCGACGGCAATCTACGATCAAAATAATTCATCAATCGCGCATCATGCAAAGTCAAAGAAATAAAGTGGAGCGATGGTGTTAATGCGAGCTCATGCAATGCGTGATTGGGTACACGATGTCTAACGATGTCGTGAAATTATGTGATCAGTCAAATGTGGATGGGTTTTGGGGAATACCCTGACAATTTGCCGTCCCATAACCAAGTTTCTGGAAAATAGCTTCGAGGCTTCTGTGGTTGACTGCGGCCCCGCTCTCGACGGACCGGCGCCACCTCAGCAACTGCTGGCACGATATCCTCAAATTTAAAGCGAGCAAACAAGACAGGCCCGTACACTGGAAAGAAATTTGCTCAAATCAGAGCATGCAGGGTCATGCAAGGCTCAGCAAGCATACAAGGTGCAAGGGTGAGCAGGCACACACTTATACCGGCTCATCTGTCCTTCCCACAACCAAGTTTCAGGGAAATAACTTCTAACTCGACTTTCAGAAGAATATGGAGTGACCACTTCTGGCGCTATATCCTGTGGCTTGGACTCAGCAGCGAAAAGTATTA comes from the Clavelina lepadiformis chromosome 5, kaClaLepa1.1, whole genome shotgun sequence genome and includes:
- the LOC143458553 gene encoding CD109 antigen-like isoform X3 → MWLWLSLLCFSFVFPQTLAENTYSVYIPKYVRPGFNITLTVSILRAGNPLNLSTIFQASDGHFTLQSSDRIESGTSSRIQLGALPIGYDGSTSFSMNLTAVDPVTGDEVFSNSTGDFSFASKALSIYIQTDKAIYQPGQTIKFRGICLKPDLRPLTGEVRYQVQDPNDNIVLLEDDVFLSHGVAGGELELNKDAVVGNWKIAFFANDYKESLSVEVKSYKLPKFKVEVEVPSYIYPGSDGFNVKLKATYTYGKPVKGTGRLQIRLQHPYYYFGPPVHSVLGSTAPQPNTIFKSFEAFDGSEEVHITQSEVTNDLGWGGEIEQKIVVIGVVTETLTSTTFNETVEFDVKSTNIKLEALYKPDTIKPGLNYTAYIKVGEQDGKVLTEEDRRNNPLEVELVYRYPRGHRLPEDTTEPSPWYSPSREEKLNFTLPPDGIVTLTLQAKNDEFETLTVRPYTQAISGYKYSNEWTANRAQSPSNTYLQISTDESTVAPGSVVLVNIRSTEEISSMRILVISRGEIYKETSYTAPSGVASNSHIYELDVTHEMIPNVQVLASYVRSDGEIVADFTKLTVSVALENQVTMSSSAMTVDAGDDVSIRVQTSSQGSYVGLRAIDQSVLLLKSGNDITKERVANDLNDYSVSSPDYDDGWNWGCFYPIPSGAKDANDVFKKAGMIVLTDALLFESDSDVYGPVLFARFKFEDIVPAVAEVAPVRRERGRSQPQKPRSYFPETWLWDGKLSGENGSAIFNTSAPDTITSWILSAFSVSDQHGLGLADTMQITVFRKFFVNLNLPLKITRGEIIVVQAIVFNYLETELQVQLRLAESDKFELLIPGDDVDVAGPDRLLTLPPDGAVSVKFPVRMTTLGEVPITVSAVSELAGDALTRNVYVRPEGVRQCYSTSTLISLESEDEDFSEGLEVRLPQGMVEGSENVKMLIYGDILGSTMSNLGRLLTTPYGCGEQNMLGFAPDVFVTLYLHRAGILDAETRARAYKHFHDGYMRELQYKHSDGSYSAFGERDPSGSTWLTAFVAKCFIFARELRPNLVEERIIAQALSFLVSQQNPDGTFREPGKVLHADMQGRVSSPLTMTAYVLIMMKETGYPIKNKAVQEASDSARRFLEANLEEITSDQYALSLVTYALHVSESSRASDALVALEALATTEDGYKYWHDTSVDASTYSERWRPPYQHAPTNDIEMTSYALLTYARKGDVGSAIPVIRWLTSKQNELGGYSSTQDTVIAVQAMAQIASLFNAGTEKLTIKLAHSHVDPFSASLSIDQSNSVVVNTVLVPPQNGVIVVSAEGVGVGVAQLTVCYNIPDAPFDNEPFDCSVTHKNEGIQSARVKFCCNSKPDKTSATGMFLQEVGLFNGFTVDVEAEKARNPSAQLIELDDQKVNLYFDRLSPREELCSELEFLRFAEVGEVKPATMVASDYYKPAERVVRQLDIQAMSDAGACDVCASDCAGCPGAVLSEWRPYPPCGQFCGIELVTRVRECIDPISNQVVPPIQCGVTSLPSETMECSNHNFPCPDFHDGLWLGASFLFTPQLQIGVRERRCEIHGRPRSSDTDVPGVVLDGSSQQFINCDVFEGFPSTGFTISVLLKPDTAFSVSGKPVTLFALGAKNRVPLFIVEKLWWKNQLSVSINFGRRRYRVRHVPSRKLLLNQWNHVVVTWNEEDGAMLFVNGEEEGRSSETSSRRVSDYSSKMKFYLGRNNFGSSWRKGFYKGALSSFMYWSEVISKGQVGSLYKFFEEILPRNNSSLVLSLSHLRLISPMSVSSCFIEPASLSDIQARSAAIAEHC
- the LOC143458553 gene encoding CD109 antigen-like isoform X4, with the translated sequence MWLWLSLLCFSFVFPQTLAENTYSVYIPKYVRPGFNITLTVSILRAGNPLNLSTIFQASDGHFTLQSSDRIESGTSSRIQLGALPIGYDGSTSFSMNLTAVDPVTGDEVFSNSTGDFSFASKALSIYIQTDKAIYQPGQTIKFRGICLKPDLRPLTGEVRYQVQDPNDNIVLLEDDVFLSHGVAGGELELNKDAVVGNWKIAFFANDYKESLSVEVKSYKLPKFKVEVEVPSYIYPGSDGFNVKLKATYTYGKPVKGTGRLQIRLQHPYYYFGPPVHSVLGSTAPQPNTIFKSFEAFDGSEEVHITQSEVTNDLGWGGEIEQKIVVIGVVTETLTSTTFNETVEFDVKSTNIKLEALYKPDTIKPGLNYTAYIKVGEQDGKVLTEEDRRNNPLEVELVYRYPRGHRLPEDTTEPSPWYSPSREEKLNFTLPPDGIVTLTLQAKNDEFETLTVRPYTQAISGYKYSNEWTANRAQSPSNTYLQISTDESTVAPGSVVLVNIRSTEEISSMRILVISRGEIYKETSYTAPSGVASNSHIYELDVTHEMIPNVQVLASYVRSDGEIVADFTKLTVSVALENQVTMSSSAMTVDAGDDVSIRVQTSSQGSYVGLRAIDQSVLLLKSGNDITKERVANDLNDYSVSSPDYDDGWNWGCFYPIPSGAKDANDVFKKAGMIVLTDALLFESDSDDPIYPDIILFAAESKPQDIAPEVVTPYSSESRVRSYFPETWLWEGQMSRENGSAIFNTSAPDTITSWILSAFSVSDQHGLGLADTMQITVFRKFFVNLNLPLKITRGEIIVVQAIVFNYLETELQVQLRLAESDKFELLIPGDDVDVAGPDRLLTLPPDGAVSVKFPVRMTTLGEVPITVSAVSELAGDALTRNVYVRPEGVRQCYSTSTLISLESEDEDFSEGLEVRLPQGMVEGSENVKMLIYGDILGSTMSNLGRLLTTPYGCGEQNMLGFAPDVFVTLYLHRAGILDAETRARAYKHFHDGYMRELQYKHSDGSYSAFGERDPSGSTWLTAFVAKCFIFARELRPNLVEERIIAQALSFLVSQQNPDGTFREPGKVLHADMQGRVSSPLTMTAYVLIMMKETGYPIKNKAVQEASDSARRFLEANLEEITSDQYALSLVTYALHVSESSRASDALVALEALATTEDGYKYWHDTSVDASTYSERWRPPYQHAPTNDIEMTSYALLTYARKGDVGSAIPVIRWLTSKQNELGGYSSTQDTVIAVQAMAQIASLFNAGTEKLTIKLAHSHVDPFSASLSIDQSNSVVVNTVLVPPQNGVIVVSAEGVGVGVAQLTVCYNIPDAPFDNEPFDCSVTHKNEGIQSARVKFCCNSKPDKTSATGMFLQEVGLFNGFTVDVEAEKARNPSAQLIELDDQKVNLYFDRLSPREELCSELEFLRFAEVGEVKPATMVASDYYKPAERVVRQLDIQAMSDAGACDVCASDCAGCPGAVLSEWRPYPPCGQFCGIELVTRVRECIDPISNQVVPPIQCGVTSLPSETMECSNHNFPCPDFHDGLWLGASFLFTPQLQIGVRERRCEIHGRPRSSDTDVPGVVLDGSSQQFINCDVFEGFPSTGFTISVLLKPDTAFSVSGKPVTLFALGAKNRVPLFIVEKLWWKNQLSVSINFGRRRYRVRHVPSRKLLLNQWNHVVVTWNEEDGAMLFVNGEEEGRSSETSSRRVSDYSSKMKFYLGRNNFGSSWRKGFYKGALSSFMYWSEVISKGQVGSLYKFFEEILPRNNSSLVLSLSHLRLISPMSVSSCFIEPASLSDIQARSAAIAEHC
- the LOC143458553 gene encoding CD109 antigen-like isoform X1 encodes the protein MWLWLSLLCFSFVFPQTLAENTYSVYIPKYVRPGFNITLTVSILRAGNPLNLSTIFQASDGHFTLQSSDRIESGTSSRIQLGALPIGYDGSTSFSMNLTAVDPVTGDEVFSNSTGDFSFASKALSIYIQTDKAIYQPGQTIKFRGICLKPDLRPLTGEVRYQVQDPNDNIVLLEDDVFLSHGVAGGELELNKDAVVGNWKIAFFANDYKESLSVEVKSYKLPKFKVEVEVPSYIYPGSDGFNVKLKATYTYGKPVKGTGRLQIRLQHPYYYFGPPVHSVLGSTAPQPNTIFKSFEAFDGSEEVHITQSEVTNDLGWGGEIEQKIVVIGVVTETLTSTTFNETVEFDVKSTNIKLEALYKPDTIKPGLNYTAYIKVGEQDGKVLTEEDRRNNPLEVELVYRYPRGHRLPEDTTEPSPWYSPSREEKLNFTLPPDGIVTLTLQAKNDEFETLTVRPYTQAISGYKYSNEWTANRAQSPSNTYLQISTDESTVAPGSVVLVNIRSTEEISSMRILVISRGEIYKETSYTAPSGVASNSHIYELDVTHEMIPNVQVLASYVRSDGEIVADFTKLTVSVALENQVTMSSSAMTVDAGDDVSIRVQTSSQGSYVGLRAIDQSVLLLKSGNDITKERVANDLNDYSVSSPDYDDGWNWGCFYPIPSGAKDANDVFKKAGMIVLTDALLFESDSDEHPAYMFKNVGVAENVNPGDEFMKSLEIAASSNTEPHVSSARKYFPETWLWGETLAGENGSAIFNTSAPDTITSWILSAFSVSDQHGLGLADTMQITVFRKFFVNLNLPLKITRGEIIVVQAIVFNYLETELQVQLRLAESDKFELLIPGDDVDVAGPDRLLTLPPDGAVSVKFPVRMTTLGEVPITVSAVSELAGDALTRNVYVRPEGVRQCYSTSTLISLESEDEDFSEGLEVRLPQGMVEGSENVKMLIYGDILGSTMSNLGRLLTTPYGCGEQNMLGFAPDVFVTLYLHRAGILDAETRARAYKHFHDGYMRELQYKHSDGSYSAFGERDPSGSTWLTAFVAKCFIFARELRPNLVEERIIAQALSFLVSQQNPDGTFREPGKVLHADMQGRVSSPLTMTAYVLIMMKETGYPIKNKAVQEASDSARRFLEANLEEITSDQYALSLVTYALHVSESSRASDALVALEALATTEDGYKYWHDTSVDASTYSERWRPPYQHAPTNDIEMTSYALLTYARKGDVGSAIPVIRWLTSKQNELGGYSSTQDTVIAVQAMAQIASLFNAGTEKLTIKLAHSHVDPFSASLSIDQSNSVVVNTVLVPPQNGVIVVSAEGVGVGVAQLTVCYNIPDAPFDNEPFDCSVTHKNEGIQSARVKFCCNSKPDKTSATGMFLQEVGLFNGFTVDVEAEKARNPSAQLIELDDQKVNLYFDRLSPREELCSELEFLRFAEVGEVKPATMVASDYYKPAERVVRQLDIQAMSDAGACDVCASDCAGCPGAVLSEWRPYPPCGQFCGIELVTRVRECIDPISNQVVPPIQCGVTSLPSETMECSNHNFPCPDFHDGLWLGASFLFTPQLQIGVRERRCEIHGRPRSSDTDVPGVVLDGSSQQFINCDVFEGFPSTGFTISVLLKPDTAFSVSGKPVTLFALGAKNRVPLFIVEKLWWKNQLSVSINFGRRRYRVRHVPSRKLLLNQWNHVVVTWNEEDGAMLFVNGEEEGRSSETSSRRVSDYSSKMKFYLGRNNFGSSWRKGFYKGALSSFMYWSEVISKGQVGSLYKFFEEILPRNNSSLVLSLSHLRLISPMSVSSCFIEPASLSDIQARSAAIAEHC